A region from the Salicibibacter cibarius genome encodes:
- the ade gene encoding adenine deaminase, translating to MALSFPRPTQADCIRDLNATARGEQSATLVIKGARLVNVISNEILPGTDVAVQGTRIAYVGKNADHAIGKKTKVIDAENRYLTPGLLDGHCHIESSQIRPTQFARAVMPKGTTGGFFDAHEITNVLGLDGLRLMLEEARQTPLAAYMQVPSCVPSTNEDFETNGAVIGPKEVAEAFTWGTDVNALGEVMNFPGVVYGDEKMLAEIEETLRAGRPADGHYTWPPEDDRRLSAYTAAGISGDHENSTAEDIIAQVRLGMYAKLRRGSAWHDVAETIKAYTEHGLNTRRMLLVTDDRSPESLVDEGHMDFVVRHAIAQGVPPVIAFQMATINPAERFGVSNDVGIVAPGRFADLLLLEGTLADVNVGTTIATGQVVAQGGEMVTNLPEFPLPEKAIHSVHLGKEINADDFRITSPAPDGSKVNVRAIEVNENQVYTQEKHISLSCEKGEILLHDDLCKMAVIERHGRNGNKSLGILKGLRFDKQVAIASTVAHDSHNLMVIGNDDGMMATAANKVAGMQGGIVVITEKGETVLPLLIAGLMSNASFEQVAEESRAISHALAEAGCTMNYAFMTLSLLALVVIPELRLSDKGLVKITDDGFEKVDLIV from the coding sequence ATGGCTTTATCCTTCCCACGTCCCACACAAGCAGATTGTATCAGAGATTTAAATGCCACGGCTCGAGGAGAACAGAGCGCTACGTTAGTGATCAAAGGTGCTAGATTGGTAAACGTTATTTCAAATGAAATCTTGCCCGGAACCGACGTTGCCGTTCAAGGTACACGAATCGCGTATGTTGGCAAAAACGCTGATCATGCGATCGGAAAAAAGACGAAAGTTATTGATGCTGAAAATCGCTATTTAACGCCCGGTTTACTGGACGGGCATTGCCACATCGAAAGCAGTCAGATAAGACCAACGCAATTTGCCCGGGCCGTTATGCCGAAAGGAACGACTGGTGGCTTTTTCGATGCCCATGAAATTACAAATGTGCTTGGCCTTGACGGGTTGAGACTGATGTTGGAGGAAGCGCGGCAGACACCGTTGGCAGCGTATATGCAAGTGCCTTCATGTGTCCCGTCGACAAACGAAGATTTTGAAACCAATGGCGCTGTCATTGGCCCAAAGGAAGTCGCGGAAGCGTTCACGTGGGGGACCGATGTCAATGCCCTTGGCGAAGTAATGAACTTCCCCGGGGTTGTTTACGGCGATGAGAAGATGCTTGCTGAAATCGAAGAAACGTTGCGTGCCGGTAGGCCGGCGGATGGCCATTATACATGGCCCCCGGAAGATGATCGCAGACTTTCTGCGTATACAGCCGCGGGCATTAGCGGTGATCATGAAAATTCTACGGCCGAGGACATTATTGCCCAAGTACGTCTCGGGATGTATGCAAAATTGCGAAGAGGTTCAGCTTGGCATGATGTTGCGGAAACGATAAAAGCATATACGGAGCACGGCTTGAATACGAGACGCATGCTTTTGGTTACGGATGACCGTAGTCCCGAATCTCTCGTTGATGAGGGGCATATGGATTTTGTCGTCCGTCACGCCATTGCCCAAGGCGTTCCGCCGGTTATCGCGTTTCAAATGGCGACGATTAATCCCGCCGAACGGTTTGGCGTTTCCAATGATGTCGGCATCGTGGCTCCCGGACGGTTTGCAGACCTTCTTTTACTAGAAGGGACACTGGCAGATGTAAACGTTGGAACGACAATAGCGACCGGACAAGTCGTGGCGCAAGGTGGGGAGATGGTTACGAATCTCCCGGAATTTCCATTACCCGAAAAAGCCATCCATTCGGTTCATCTCGGAAAAGAAATAAATGCAGACGATTTTCGGATCACTTCTCCTGCTCCCGATGGAAGCAAAGTAAACGTGCGAGCGATTGAAGTAAACGAGAATCAGGTGTACACGCAAGAAAAACATATCAGTCTTTCTTGCGAAAAAGGAGAAATCCTTCTTCATGATGACCTTTGTAAAATGGCCGTTATTGAACGTCATGGACGAAACGGAAACAAAAGTCTTGGTATTTTGAAAGGACTCCGCTTTGATAAGCAGGTTGCAATAGCTTCAACCGTAGCGCATGACAGTCATAACCTCATGGTGATCGGTAATGACGATGGGATGATGGCAACAGCTGCCAATAAAGTAGCGGGGATGCAAGGAGGCATTGTTGTCATAACGGAAAAAGGGGAGACAGTCTTGCCTTTACTGATTGCAGGATTAATGTCAAATGCCTCTTTTGAACAAGTGGCGGAAGAGTCGCGTGCAATTAGTCATGCACTTGCCGAAGCCGGTTGCACGATGAACTATGCATTTATGACATTATCGCTTCTCGCCCTCGTCGTGATCCCCGAACTTCGTTTATCGGATAAAGGGTTGGTAAAAATAACAGATGACGGTTTTGAAAAAGTGGATTTAATCGTATGA
- the ytxC gene encoding sporulation protein YtxC has product MLAIEFTHGHDCARVYDRVKRELSRLTVIPSFSFEMHFGQDVIHCRYEGSDMEWEHSVRPYVAAVLTDDIIQRYEVSFIEKLIRERYQFREPNEREQVMELARDMLAGERPEIPEARRSVERKTVLYVAIHEQLSNRSVFYWNPFLTFCTGNYESYLQHLAEVVIDEYQMEQEYQTVVDELRSHVEKATPKMQELHLWYENREYFCLVDKEGNEWGPNQRLKYTESALVFEEGLHPAEMIISPIASIAPRRLYIYTSQDDGVIQTLRAIFQERLNARSFAQWNFTT; this is encoded by the coding sequence TTGTTAGCAATTGAATTTACTCATGGTCATGATTGTGCACGTGTGTATGACCGTGTAAAGAGGGAGCTTTCAAGATTAACAGTAATCCCATCATTTTCCTTTGAAATGCATTTCGGCCAAGATGTGATTCATTGTCGATATGAGGGTTCGGACATGGAGTGGGAGCATAGTGTGCGCCCTTACGTGGCCGCGGTGTTAACCGATGACATAATTCAACGATATGAAGTATCCTTTATTGAAAAGCTCATCAGAGAACGTTATCAGTTCCGCGAACCGAATGAACGAGAACAGGTGATGGAGCTGGCCAGAGACATGCTTGCCGGGGAGCGGCCCGAAATTCCGGAAGCGAGACGGTCGGTAGAACGAAAAACGGTTTTATATGTAGCGATTCATGAACAATTGAGCAACCGATCCGTTTTTTATTGGAACCCTTTTCTTACTTTTTGCACCGGAAATTACGAAAGCTATTTACAACACCTTGCCGAAGTAGTGATTGATGAGTATCAGATGGAACAAGAATACCAGACGGTCGTGGATGAACTGCGTTCCCATGTGGAAAAAGCAACGCCTAAAATGCAGGAACTTCATCTATGGTATGAAAACCGTGAATATTTTTGCTTGGTGGATAAGGAAGGAAATGAGTGGGGGCCGAATCAAAGGTTGAAATATACAGAATCAGCCCTTGTATTCGAAGAAGGGTTGCATCCGGCGGAAATGATTATAAGTCCGATTGCAAGCATAGCTCCCAGACGCCTCTATATCTATACGTCACAAGATGATGGGGTTATTCAAACCTTACGGGCCATTTTTCAAGAGCGATTAAATGCGCGCTCGTTCGCACAATGGAATTTCACAACATGA
- the mqnC gene encoding cyclic dehypoxanthinyl futalosine synthase yields MSVDAILEKAIAGERLTMDDAVELYESDESELEKIGAAANEVMKKWHPDPITTFVIGRNVNHTNLCDTYCRFCAFYRPPGHEEGYVLSDEEIMDKIQETVDVGGTEILMQGGTNPDLPFSYYTNLLRKIKQRFPDITMHSFSPTEIYKMVEVSGLSLEEVLQELKDAGLDSLPGGGAEILTESNRKKVSRLKDSWTEWMDCMKLAKKTGMHGTATMVIGFGESYRERALHLQRVRDAQDEVNPFLAFISWTFQPDNTRMKGERISADGYLKNVAISRLFLDNVPNFQSSWVTMGPETGKRSLHFGCNDFGSTMIEENVVSSAGATYKVNNNRALDIIREAGKTPAVRDTKYNTLHVFAEDERAKKDFVMQN; encoded by the coding sequence ATGAGCGTCGACGCGATATTGGAAAAAGCAATCGCGGGCGAACGTCTAACGATGGACGATGCCGTGGAATTATATGAAAGTGACGAGAGCGAGCTGGAAAAGATCGGTGCAGCAGCCAACGAAGTGATGAAAAAATGGCATCCGGACCCTATTACGACATTCGTGATCGGCCGTAACGTTAACCATACAAATCTTTGCGATACGTATTGCAGATTTTGTGCGTTTTACCGCCCGCCTGGGCATGAAGAAGGCTATGTCCTCTCCGATGAGGAAATTATGGATAAAATCCAGGAAACCGTTGATGTTGGCGGAACGGAAATTTTGATGCAAGGGGGAACGAATCCTGACCTCCCATTTAGCTATTATACAAATTTACTTAGAAAAATAAAGCAACGTTTCCCGGACATCACGATGCACTCATTTTCGCCGACGGAGATTTATAAAATGGTCGAAGTATCGGGACTATCGCTGGAAGAAGTACTCCAAGAATTAAAAGATGCTGGCCTTGATTCCCTTCCCGGCGGCGGTGCGGAAATTTTAACGGAATCCAACCGCAAAAAAGTGAGCCGCTTAAAAGATTCATGGACCGAGTGGATGGACTGCATGAAATTGGCTAAAAAAACCGGCATGCATGGAACTGCCACGATGGTGATTGGATTTGGCGAATCCTACCGGGAGCGGGCATTGCACTTGCAGCGCGTTCGTGATGCCCAAGATGAGGTAAACCCATTTTTAGCTTTTATTTCCTGGACGTTCCAGCCTGATAATACCCGGATGAAAGGCGAACGAATTTCAGCGGACGGGTATTTGAAAAACGTGGCGATCTCTCGTCTATTCCTCGATAACGTACCGAATTTCCAATCGTCATGGGTAACGATGGGTCCGGAAACTGGCAAGCGCTCCCTCCATTTCGGTTGCAACGATTTCGGAAGCACGATGATTGAAGAAAACGTCGTTTCGTCCGCGGGCGCCACATATAAAGTGAACAATAACCGCGCGCTCGATATCATCCGAGAAGCAGGCAAAACCCCGGCCGTTCGGGATACGAAATATAATACACTGCATGTGTTTGCGGAAGATGAACGAGCGAAAAAAGACTTTGTGATGCAAAACTAG
- the phoU gene encoding phosphate signaling complex protein PhoU: MYKMTNFSNEVQMIERDLLSMGEEVLHQMENVKDVFFIPTKDANVVIQQDESIDAFDHQIHTSILHLISLQQPLPEELRTLTTMMRMAREFERIGDQVVNVAELKKELDVDDLRPYVSASFVDGYKEMLQVSTAMLTKTLEGMRAGTPQSDKSVEQMDEDVDALFFSLQQRIIRDMKETPDQIEKLAPLFLAIRYVERMADHVVNIQRRKY, translated from the coding sequence ATGTATAAAATGACAAATTTTAGTAATGAAGTGCAAATGATTGAAAGAGATCTCCTCAGCATGGGCGAAGAAGTTTTGCATCAGATGGAAAACGTGAAAGATGTTTTTTTTATTCCAACCAAAGATGCAAATGTTGTGATCCAACAAGATGAATCGATCGATGCGTTTGACCACCAAATCCATACATCTATTTTGCATTTAATCAGCCTTCAGCAGCCTTTGCCGGAAGAACTGAGGACATTGACAACGATGATGAGGATGGCGCGGGAGTTTGAACGCATTGGCGATCAGGTGGTCAATGTGGCCGAACTCAAAAAGGAATTGGACGTGGATGATTTGCGTCCGTATGTCAGCGCGTCATTTGTCGATGGGTATAAGGAGATGCTGCAGGTAAGTACGGCTATGTTAACGAAAACATTGGAAGGCATGCGCGCCGGGACGCCCCAATCGGACAAAAGCGTGGAACAAATGGACGAGGACGTCGATGCATTATTTTTTTCATTGCAACAGCGTATTATCCGGGATATGAAAGAAACGCCGGATCAAATCGAAAAGCTGGCACCGCTTTTTTTGGCGATTCGTTATGTGGAGCGAATGGCTGATCATGTCGTAAATATTCAGCGTCGTAAATATTAA
- a CDS encoding replication initiation and membrane attachment family protein, with the protein MRKTDLKRDDVHMEGSWKHVLPVDGLRVRMTQDSRATDKQVLTQLYQPLIGAQAVNLYQTLYHRLTRGVYECEGTTHRELMIVTGENLSTLLEARRKLEGIGLLKTYALAVSEDEDRQFSYELLPPMSPQAFFSDDVLSVFLYNRTGKNKYRRLRQQFIIPDMEGDWSEVTASFNDVFTSLHPSELIPNAGQWKSESNEPLVTGPESPEVAIQENFFDFDLLYQRLPSFFNREVLLTADVRQAVSRLAFVYRVDAASMSQLIQQALVGDEEVDIHRLRKKVQEWYRMSYGQSPPALGLRTDQPDETSEKKGATKEPLDEASAAIRYYETTAPLTLLASFPDKGAKVPPADARLAESLLFDYQLNPGVANVLIDYVMRVNDRKLDRNHVEKIAGHWSRENLKTVEEAMELAKKEYKGKGTKQQKRTNTNTKTQQQKKQNQRKERLPKWLTGEMAEASDEEKRKRVNEKREKIQSLLQQHRKE; encoded by the coding sequence ATGAGGAAAACGGATCTGAAAAGAGATGATGTACACATGGAAGGCTCCTGGAAGCATGTGTTACCTGTGGATGGTTTACGTGTGCGTATGACTCAAGATTCCAGAGCGACAGACAAACAAGTGCTTACGCAACTCTATCAACCATTGATCGGGGCTCAAGCCGTGAATCTCTATCAAACGCTCTATCATCGTTTGACACGCGGGGTGTATGAATGTGAAGGGACGACGCATCGTGAACTCATGATTGTCACCGGCGAAAACTTGTCGACGCTTTTGGAAGCCCGCCGAAAACTCGAGGGCATCGGGCTTTTAAAAACATACGCATTGGCGGTGAGTGAAGACGAAGATCGGCAATTTTCTTATGAGCTTCTTCCGCCCATGTCCCCGCAAGCATTTTTTTCCGACGATGTCCTTAGTGTTTTTTTATACAACCGCACGGGGAAGAATAAATACCGCCGCTTGCGGCAACAGTTTATCATTCCCGACATGGAAGGCGACTGGTCGGAAGTGACCGCTTCCTTTAATGATGTGTTTACCTCTCTTCACCCTTCGGAACTTATCCCGAATGCTGGGCAATGGAAAAGCGAAAGCAATGAGCCCCTCGTGACAGGTCCTGAGAGCCCTGAGGTTGCTATACAGGAGAATTTTTTTGATTTCGATCTTTTATATCAGCGCTTGCCATCTTTTTTTAACCGTGAAGTGCTTCTGACCGCCGATGTGAGACAGGCAGTTAGCCGCCTTGCATTTGTCTACCGTGTCGATGCTGCTTCCATGAGCCAGCTTATTCAGCAGGCGCTTGTGGGCGATGAAGAAGTGGATATTCACCGCTTGCGAAAAAAGGTCCAGGAATGGTATCGAATGTCTTATGGACAGTCCCCTCCGGCACTCGGTTTACGGACGGATCAACCTGACGAGACGTCGGAAAAGAAAGGCGCGACCAAAGAACCGTTGGATGAAGCGAGCGCGGCGATTCGTTACTATGAAACAACCGCCCCTTTAACGTTGCTTGCAAGTTTTCCGGATAAGGGTGCAAAAGTGCCTCCAGCGGATGCGCGTTTGGCGGAATCGTTGCTTTTTGATTATCAGCTGAACCCGGGCGTGGCGAACGTGCTGATTGATTATGTGATGCGGGTGAACGACCGTAAACTTGACAGAAATCACGTCGAGAAAATCGCGGGTCACTGGTCGAGAGAAAACTTGAAAACGGTCGAAGAGGCAATGGAACTTGCCAAAAAAGAGTATAAAGGCAAGGGAACAAAACAACAAAAAAGAACCAATACCAATACCAAGACACAGCAACAGAAAAAACAAAATCAACGCAAAGAGCGTTTGCCGAAGTGGTTGACCGGTGAAATGGCGGAAGCAAGCGACGAAGAAAAACGAAAACGCGTCAATGAGAAGCGCGAAAAAATCCAGTCGCTTTTACAGCAGCATCGAAAGGAATGA
- a CDS encoding Na/Pi cotransporter family protein, with the protein MNWIEVSIQLLGGLAIFLYGMHVASEGLRTSSSYQLNLFLRKVTKNQWYGALAGIVLAAILQSSTAATVMIVGFVNAGLISLRRAMGVLLGSAVGTTLTVQLIAFAITDYALVFVILGMLLFLFDSKRRSYGSIVLGFGFVFFGLGLMTGAMEPLQSSEWFRESLVMIAEYPLLFVLVAAVFTGIIQNSAATIALTLALTSSGLISLEAAVYTVYGANLGTVVTAMIASLKASKDAQRAAIAHAFFKAIGVLVFLPFTSLFVQALPLLGGDIERQIANAHTIFNIVNMLLLLPFCNRFADWMVQLLPEKTEPAKDVKYIDRDSVQFPSVGLLQARKELERAAGKIRNHMLPYMISMIQDEKIREAVVAEEKVIDHLYKATYHHLQRLMEQNLNDRESEEALKLLYFNNDMERMANTVKDMTRTIAKLDHGGKRLSEWERAKVTELYEEVMKSFDDAIQGFRDQDAEVAIRVIHSNPKILRMERELRYQHFYQGASESSTVSVVFSDLMTSMLRIHQHSVNISHTLLGMV; encoded by the coding sequence ATGAACTGGATCGAAGTTAGCATTCAACTCCTTGGCGGTCTTGCGATCTTTTTGTACGGGATGCATGTCGCCAGCGAAGGATTGAGAACGTCCTCGTCCTATCAACTAAACCTGTTTCTCCGAAAAGTAACGAAAAATCAATGGTACGGCGCCTTGGCCGGCATCGTGCTTGCGGCCATTTTACAATCGTCAACGGCGGCAACGGTGATGATCGTCGGCTTTGTTAACGCCGGGTTGATCAGTTTGCGCAGAGCGATGGGCGTATTGCTCGGGTCAGCGGTGGGAACGACGTTGACCGTGCAACTCATCGCTTTCGCGATTACGGATTATGCCCTTGTATTCGTGATTCTCGGGATGCTTTTATTTCTTTTTGATTCTAAACGCCGCTCTTATGGCTCGATTGTGTTGGGCTTTGGCTTTGTTTTTTTCGGTTTGGGTTTGATGACGGGGGCCATGGAGCCTTTGCAGTCGAGTGAATGGTTCCGGGAATCCTTAGTGATGATTGCCGAGTACCCATTGCTTTTTGTGCTTGTGGCGGCCGTATTTACAGGGATTATTCAAAACAGCGCGGCCACGATCGCGCTCACGCTTGCGCTTACAAGCAGCGGTTTGATTTCGTTGGAGGCCGCGGTGTATACGGTTTATGGCGCCAATCTTGGCACAGTCGTTACGGCGATGATTGCCAGCTTGAAAGCATCGAAAGACGCCCAGCGGGCAGCGATTGCCCATGCCTTCTTTAAAGCCATCGGTGTTCTCGTATTCTTGCCGTTCACGAGTTTGTTTGTGCAAGCACTTCCGCTTTTGGGTGGCGACATAGAGCGCCAGATCGCGAACGCGCATACGATTTTTAATATCGTGAACATGCTGTTGCTTCTCCCTTTTTGCAACCGTTTTGCCGATTGGATGGTCCAACTTTTGCCGGAGAAAACGGAACCGGCGAAAGATGTGAAATATATCGACCGCGATTCCGTTCAGTTTCCTTCCGTTGGGCTATTGCAAGCGCGCAAGGAATTGGAACGGGCAGCCGGAAAAATACGGAATCACATGCTTCCGTATATGATTTCGATGATTCAAGATGAAAAAATCCGAGAAGCAGTTGTGGCCGAAGAAAAAGTCATCGATCATCTTTATAAAGCAACCTATCACCACCTGCAACGATTGATGGAACAAAACTTGAATGACCGGGAATCGGAAGAAGCACTCAAACTGCTTTATTTTAACAATGATATGGAACGAATGGCGAACACGGTGAAGGACATGACGCGAACGATCGCGAAGTTAGATCACGGCGGGAAGCGGTTGAGTGAATGGGAACGAGCCAAAGTGACCGAACTCTATGAAGAAGTGATGAAAAGCTTTGACGATGCCATTCAAGGCTTTCGGGATCAAGACGCAGAAGTGGCCATCCGTGTCATCCACAGCAACCCGAAAATATTACGGATGGAACGAGAGCTTCGCTATCAACATTTCTATCAAGGAGCGAGTGAAAGCAGCACCGTCAGCGTTGTATTTTCCGACTTGATGACCAGCATGCTCCGCATTCATCAACACTCGGTGAATATTTCGCATACGTTATTGGGGATGGTCTGA
- the dnaI gene encoding primosomal protein DnaI, whose product MEPIQTSLKKYMKDAGWEDALERVQQTVLNDTRVSGWLDENGKALNEDAIAQGRTALLEYKNSWRNCDRCPGLANCPNPMPGYQPELYPEHGQIQMRYHPCPLQIASDRQKQQESLVKSLYVSEEFKKASFENMEIDDTDDTRATALATALEFEREANPGENGQGLYLHGMFGVGKTYLIAAIANALAERKIQSLLVYAPEFFREMRQAVGEGNVSEKIDAVKRVPVLMLDDIGAETMSNWIRDDVLGAILQYRMTAKLPTIFTSNWDYEELEDHLSYSNKGGEERMKAKRIMERIRPFTKQLYLSGRNRRET is encoded by the coding sequence ATGGAACCCATACAAACGTCATTAAAAAAATATATGAAAGATGCCGGCTGGGAAGATGCGCTCGAACGAGTGCAACAGACCGTGTTGAACGACACGCGTGTGAGCGGCTGGCTTGACGAGAACGGCAAGGCGTTAAATGAAGATGCGATTGCCCAAGGAAGGACGGCATTGCTTGAATACAAGAATTCCTGGCGGAATTGCGATCGATGCCCGGGGTTGGCAAATTGTCCGAATCCGATGCCGGGTTATCAACCGGAATTATACCCTGAACATGGCCAGATTCAAATGCGCTATCATCCTTGTCCGTTGCAGATTGCGTCGGATCGTCAAAAACAGCAAGAATCCCTTGTGAAAAGCCTGTATGTATCCGAGGAATTTAAAAAAGCAAGCTTTGAAAATATGGAAATTGATGATACGGATGACACGAGAGCGACGGCTTTGGCGACTGCGCTTGAATTTGAACGGGAGGCAAACCCTGGAGAAAATGGGCAAGGCTTATATTTACACGGGATGTTCGGAGTCGGAAAGACGTATTTAATCGCTGCGATCGCGAATGCTCTGGCAGAGCGAAAAATTCAATCCTTGCTCGTGTATGCGCCTGAATTTTTTCGCGAGATGCGCCAAGCAGTCGGAGAGGGGAATGTGAGTGAAAAAATCGACGCCGTGAAACGTGTGCCGGTGCTTATGCTCGATGATATCGGTGCGGAGACGATGTCAAACTGGATTCGCGACGATGTCCTAGGGGCGATTTTGCAATATCGGATGACTGCAAAACTGCCTACAATTTTTACGTCGAACTGGGACTACGAAGAATTGGAAGACCATCTTTCCTATTCCAACAAAGGTGGGGAAGAGAGGATGAAAGCGAAACGCATTATGGAACGCATTCGTCCGTTTACGAAACAACTGTATCTATCGGGCCGTAATCGCAGGGAGACGTAA
- the thrS gene encoding threonine--tRNA ligase has product MPELTFPDGSVKAFDESVTLEDVAAAISPGLKKQAAAGKLNGQSLDLRTPLTNDGKVEILTFKDEEGLEVLRHSSAHLLAQAVKRLYPDAKFGVGPVIEDGFYYDIETESTISPEDLPKIEKEMQKIIDENHEIVRKEVSREEAKKFFEAQGDELKLELLDAIPEGETVSLYEQGEFVDLCRGVHVPETGKLKKFKLMNISGAYWRGDSNNQMLQRIYGTAFPKQGELDEHLRLLEERKERDHRKLGKELDLFTVDQQVGQGLPLWLPKGATIRRTIERYITDIEERLGYDHVYTPVLGSVDLYKTSGHWEHYQDDMFPPMEMDNEDLVLRPMNCPHHMMVYKNELHSYRELPLRIAELGTMHRHEMSGALAGLQRVRAMTLNDAHIFCRPDQMKEEFLRVVDLIQNVYNDFGINDYYFRLSYRDPEDKEKYVDNDEMWEKAQILLKEAMDEHGTEYVEAVGEAAFYGPKLDVQVKTALGKDETLSTVQLDFHLPEQMDLTYIGEDGKEHRPVVIHRGVVSTMERFVAFLIEEYKGAFPTWLAPVQVQLIPVSPDIHAEYIKQVKEKLQFAGVRVETDLRDEKLGYKIREAQTKKIPYTLVLGDKEMEANEVNIRKYGEKETNTESLDAFVGQLSREIGERK; this is encoded by the coding sequence ATGCCAGAATTAACGTTTCCGGATGGATCAGTAAAGGCATTCGATGAAAGCGTGACGTTGGAAGACGTTGCGGCCGCTATTAGTCCCGGTTTAAAAAAGCAGGCGGCAGCCGGAAAATTAAACGGTCAATCGCTTGATTTACGTACGCCGCTTACGAACGACGGAAAGGTCGAAATTTTGACGTTTAAAGATGAAGAAGGTCTTGAAGTCTTGCGTCACAGTAGCGCCCACTTATTGGCGCAAGCGGTGAAACGGTTGTATCCCGATGCCAAATTCGGGGTTGGACCGGTGATCGAGGATGGTTTCTATTATGATATCGAGACCGAATCGACGATTTCACCAGAGGACTTACCAAAAATCGAAAAAGAGATGCAAAAGATTATCGATGAGAACCATGAGATTGTACGCAAGGAAGTGTCCCGGGAAGAAGCAAAAAAATTCTTTGAAGCGCAAGGGGATGAATTGAAACTAGAACTTTTGGACGCGATTCCCGAAGGGGAAACGGTTTCGTTATATGAACAAGGGGAATTCGTCGACCTTTGCCGTGGTGTTCACGTGCCCGAAACAGGGAAACTGAAAAAGTTCAAGCTTATGAACATCTCCGGGGCATACTGGCGCGGGGACAGCAACAATCAAATGCTGCAACGCATTTACGGCACTGCTTTTCCGAAGCAAGGCGAATTGGATGAGCATTTACGTCTATTGGAAGAACGAAAAGAACGGGATCACCGTAAGCTTGGAAAAGAATTGGACTTGTTTACCGTCGACCAACAAGTTGGACAGGGCTTGCCGTTATGGCTGCCGAAAGGCGCGACGATCCGTCGTACGATTGAACGCTACATCACAGATATTGAAGAACGTCTCGGCTATGACCATGTGTATACACCGGTGCTGGGAAGCGTCGATCTCTATAAAACGTCCGGTCACTGGGAGCATTACCAGGACGATATGTTTCCGCCGATGGAAATGGATAACGAAGACCTCGTATTGCGCCCGATGAATTGCCCGCACCATATGATGGTTTACAAGAACGAATTACACAGCTACCGGGAGCTGCCCCTTCGCATTGCCGAACTTGGCACGATGCATCGCCATGAAATGTCCGGTGCTTTGGCCGGCCTGCAGCGTGTGCGTGCCATGACGTTGAATGATGCGCACATTTTCTGTCGGCCCGATCAAATGAAAGAAGAATTTCTGCGCGTCGTTGACCTTATCCAGAATGTGTACAACGACTTCGGCATTAACGATTACTATTTCCGTCTATCGTATCGTGACCCGGAAGATAAGGAAAAATATGTCGATAACGATGAGATGTGGGAAAAAGCACAGATTTTATTAAAAGAAGCGATGGATGAACACGGGACGGAGTATGTGGAAGCAGTCGGAGAAGCGGCTTTCTATGGTCCAAAGCTTGATGTTCAAGTGAAAACAGCGCTTGGAAAAGATGAAACCCTATCTACCGTTCAACTTGATTTTCACTTACCTGAGCAAATGGATCTTACCTATATCGGCGAAGACGGCAAAGAACATCGCCCGGTCGTCATTCACCGCGGCGTCGTCTCCACGATGGAACGGTTTGTCGCTTTTCTCATTGAAGAATATAAGGGAGCTTTCCCAACATGGCTCGCACCCGTGCAAGTGCAACTCATTCCCGTCTCCCCGGATATCCATGCTGAATATATCAAACAGGTCAAAGAAAAACTGCAATTTGCTGGTGTTCGCGTGGAAACGGACCTTCGTGATGAAAAACTTGGCTATAAAATTCGGGAAGCACAAACGAAAAAAATCCCGTACACCCTCGTACTTGGGGATAAAGAGATGGAAGCAAATGAAGTGAATATCCGTAAATACGGAGAAAAAGAGACGAACACCGAATCATTGGATGCGTTTGTCGGTCAGCTTTCTCGGGAGATCGGTGAGAGGAAATAG